DNA sequence from the Leptospira limi genome:
TGAAACAGGGTGCTTGGATCAAAGTAGGAATCGAAGAAAATAATGAACAAATCACCATTTTGGTCGAAGACAATGGTCTTGGGATCAATTTGGAGAAACATGGGAACAAAATCTTTGGGATGTTCAAAACATTCCACCGTAATGAAGATGCGAGAGGAATTGGCCTTTTTATCACCAAATCACAAGTAGAAGTTCTCGGTGGTGAGATCATTGTGGAAAGTGAAGAACAGAAAGGTTCACGTTTTTTTGTAAGGCTCCCCAAAAACCCAGAGGAAACTCTTCGGGTGTAAAAAGGAAATCGGATTCATCCATCAGCTTTCACATCTCACTTCTTGCGTTCCCACTTTTCTCTTTGTTCACTTCCTTTCAATCCGTCTTGACAATCTCACCCAACCCTTGAGGCTTACCCTAGTGATCCGTTGGCGAAAGCTTTCGGACGAACCAATGACATAAGGAAATCCATGAAAGTCCACGAATACCAGGCCAAAGAAATCCTACGTAGACACAATGCCAACGTTCCATTCGGAAAGGTCATCGACACAGTCGGTGATTTCGAAAAGGCATACAGCGAAGTTGTCCAAAAATCACCAGTAGTGGTGGTAAAAGCCCAAATCCACGCAGGTGGACGAGGAAAAGGTGGCGGAGTTAAGGTCGCGAAGACAAAAGACGATGCCAAAGCAGCAGCTGAGAAAATTCTCGGAATGCAACTCATCACCCCACAAACGGGTCCAGAAGGGAAAAAAGTCCTCAAGGTGTATTTAGAACAAGGACTTGAAATCGCAAAAGAATATTACCTTTCCATCCTCCTCGACAGAGCAATTCGCAAAACCATTATCATGGCTTCCACTGAAGGTGGTATGGAAATTGAAGAAGTTGCGGAAACCCACCCAGAAAAAATCATCAAAATCCAAATTGATCCAGGAATTGGAATCCAAGGTTCCCAAGTCAGAGAACTTGCATTTGCTCTTGGAATCCCTGCAGAAGCACAAAAATCATTCACTGCCCTTGTGAATTCTGTCTACAATGCTTACATCAAAGAAGATGCAGCACTTTTAGAGATCAACCCCCTCATCCTTACCAAACAAAACGAAATCATTGCAGGTGACTGTAAGATGGACTTGGATGAAAACGCACTCTATCGTCACCCAGACAACGAAGCACTCCGTGACATTTCGGAAGAAGATCCTTACGAAGTAAAAGCAAAAGAATACAACCTCAACTACGTGAAGTTAGATGGAAACATCGGTTGTATGGTGAATGGTGCCGGTCTTGCAATGGCAACTATGGACATCGTAAAACTTGCTGGTGCAGAACCTGCTAACTTCCTCGATGTGGGAGGTGGAGCAAACCCTACTACTGTGGAAAACGGATTTAGACTCATCCTTTCCGATCCAAATGTGAAAGGAATTTTTGTGAACGTATTTGGTGGAATTGTTCGATGTGACCGTGTTGCGGTTGGTATCATCGAAGCTACTAAAAAAGTAAACGTATCGGTACCAGTTGTGGTTCGATTGAAAGGAACCAACGCAGAAGAAGGGAAAAAAATCCTGAACGAATCTGGTATGAACATTGTGGGAGTAGAAGGACTCCGTGACGCGGCAGACAAAATTGTCTCCCTAATCAAAAAATAGGAAACTAAAAACATGGCTGTATTAGTAGATGAAAATACAAGAGTCGTTGTACAAGGGATCACTGGAAAAGAAGGATCCTTCCATGCAACGCAAATGTTAGAATATGGTACCAAAGTGGTAGCAGGTGTTACACCAGGAAAGGGTGGACAAATTTGGACTTCTGAGTTCGGAAAAACTGCACCAGTACGCAATACCATCAAAGACGCAATGAAGGAAGACGGAGCAAACGCTGCTGTCATTTTTGTTCCGCCTCCATTTGCTGCGGATGCCATCCTAGAAGGAATCTTTGCTGAAATCCCTCTTGTGGTTTGTATCACAGAAGGAATCCCAACTCACGACATGTTAAAAGTGTACAGTGTGTTACGAAATTCCAAAACAAAACTTGTGGGACCTAACTGCCCAGGTGTCATTAACCCTCGTTATAATGTAAAGATGGGAATTATGCCAGGATTTATCCACACTCCAGGAAACATCGGAATCGTTTCCCGTTCAGGAACCTTAACATATGAATCCGTTGCTTCTCTCACAGCGGCAGGCCTTGGCCAGTCCACATGTATTGGGATCGGGGGAGACCCAGTTCCAGGGATGAACCACGTAGAAGCGGTTCGTCTCCTCAACGAAGACCCAGATACAGAAGGGATTGTGATGATTGGTGAAATTGGTGGAACTTCGGAAGAAGAAGCTGCTGCTTACATCAAAGCTCATGTGAAAAAACCAGTTGTAGGTTTTATTGCAGGTCAAACTGCTCCTCCAGGAAAACGTATGGGCCATGCCGGTGCGATCATTTCAGGGGGAATGGGAACTGCCACTTCCAAAATTGCAGCAATGCAAGATGCTGGTGTGAGTATTTGTGCTCATATTGGGGAAGTAGGAGATAAAATGAAATTGGCCCTTAAAAAATAAGGGCTTTTTTCAAAAAAAACAACTTTGCAGGGGAAATGAGGAGTCTGAATTAAGAGTATGGAACAACGTTCATGGGTTTCTAGTGCATTGGTTCTCTTCATTTCCTTCGGCCTTCTCGCTGCCGAATCGGACGAAAAAGGGTTTACCTTAAGTTTAAAGGATGCGGTTCGGTATGCCATTGAAAACAACCGCGAAGTGTTACAAGCACGTTTGGAATTAGCAAAAGCTGATACCAATTTGATGAAATTTGAAGCCAAGTATTCTTGG
Encoded proteins:
- the sucC gene encoding ADP-forming succinate--CoA ligase subunit beta, which codes for MKVHEYQAKEILRRHNANVPFGKVIDTVGDFEKAYSEVVQKSPVVVVKAQIHAGGRGKGGGVKVAKTKDDAKAAAEKILGMQLITPQTGPEGKKVLKVYLEQGLEIAKEYYLSILLDRAIRKTIIMASTEGGMEIEEVAETHPEKIIKIQIDPGIGIQGSQVRELAFALGIPAEAQKSFTALVNSVYNAYIKEDAALLEINPLILTKQNEIIAGDCKMDLDENALYRHPDNEALRDISEEDPYEVKAKEYNLNYVKLDGNIGCMVNGAGLAMATMDIVKLAGAEPANFLDVGGGANPTTVENGFRLILSDPNVKGIFVNVFGGIVRCDRVAVGIIEATKKVNVSVPVVVRLKGTNAEEGKKILNESGMNIVGVEGLRDAADKIVSLIKK
- the sucD gene encoding succinate--CoA ligase subunit alpha translates to MAVLVDENTRVVVQGITGKEGSFHATQMLEYGTKVVAGVTPGKGGQIWTSEFGKTAPVRNTIKDAMKEDGANAAVIFVPPPFAADAILEGIFAEIPLVVCITEGIPTHDMLKVYSVLRNSKTKLVGPNCPGVINPRYNVKMGIMPGFIHTPGNIGIVSRSGTLTYESVASLTAAGLGQSTCIGIGGDPVPGMNHVEAVRLLNEDPDTEGIVMIGEIGGTSEEEAAAYIKAHVKKPVVGFIAGQTAPPGKRMGHAGAIISGGMGTATSKIAAMQDAGVSICAHIGEVGDKMKLALKK